The Carnobacterium sp. 17-4 genome has a window encoding:
- a CDS encoding SDR family oxidoreductase — MQNKKLENPLNQFFTEDFPKQYQEPPALQSKMDPRPDCGEKSYKGNEQLVGRKALVTGGDSGIGRAVAIAYAREGADIVLNYLPEEESDAQEVKQLIEQAGRKAILIPGDLSDETFCKQLVDQAHKELGGLDILALVAGKQQAVEDILELTTEQLRQTFEINVFSLFWVIKAALPYLPEGSSIITTSSVQGYNPSANLLDYASTKFAINGFSRGLAKQLAPKGIRVNVVAPGPIWTPLQISGGQPSEAIPTFGQDTPLQRAGQPVELSDIYVFLASTKSSYVTAQIYGVTGGTELA, encoded by the coding sequence ATGCAAAATAAAAAGTTAGAAAATCCATTAAATCAATTTTTTACTGAAGACTTTCCAAAGCAATATCAAGAACCTCCTGCATTACAAAGTAAAATGGACCCGCGTCCAGATTGCGGTGAAAAATCTTACAAAGGAAATGAACAACTAGTTGGACGAAAAGCTCTTGTAACAGGAGGAGACTCTGGTATAGGTCGTGCTGTAGCTATTGCTTACGCACGTGAAGGAGCCGATATTGTATTGAACTACCTTCCAGAAGAAGAATCAGATGCACAAGAAGTGAAGCAATTGATCGAACAAGCTGGTCGAAAAGCCATTCTTATCCCAGGTGATTTAAGTGATGAAACCTTTTGTAAACAACTTGTTGATCAAGCACACAAAGAACTTGGTGGATTAGATATACTAGCTTTAGTGGCTGGGAAACAACAGGCTGTTGAAGACATCTTAGAACTCACGACAGAACAGTTAAGACAAACATTTGAAATTAATGTGTTCTCTCTATTTTGGGTAATAAAAGCTGCATTGCCTTATTTACCAGAAGGTTCTTCCATTATCACAACATCCTCAGTGCAAGGATATAATCCAAGTGCTAATTTACTAGATTATGCTTCAACTAAATTTGCAATCAATGGATTTAGCCGAGGTCTAGCAAAACAACTAGCGCCAAAAGGCATTCGTGTTAATGTGGTAGCTCCTGGACCTATCTGGACACCGTTACAAATTTCTGGAGGTCAGCCGAGTGAAGCTATTCCAACCTTTGGGCAAGATACTCCGTTACAACGAGCAGGTCAACCGGTAGAACTTTCTGATATCTATGTTTTCTTAGCTTCTACAAAATCAAGCTACGTCACTGCACAAATTTACGGTGTAACCGGCGGTACCGAGCTAGCTTAA
- a CDS encoding PH domain-containing protein codes for MNEAMKIENIEAYMEQLDVPVNQNFVYGYTEPGLFSSFTYGALASFVDMKFYLLFFSSEEISLVGLTMMGQFSDHHVRIPYKDIDYLKVKKGLIQYKIIIKIKGEKKLTFKSNKVIAGIKWQKNNLTFLDSVDWYNSKPE; via the coding sequence ATGAATGAAGCAATGAAAATAGAAAACATCGAAGCATATATGGAACAATTAGACGTTCCAGTAAATCAAAATTTTGTATACGGGTATACTGAACCAGGATTATTTTCTAGTTTTACATATGGAGCATTAGCATCTTTTGTAGATATGAAATTTTATTTGCTTTTTTTCTCTTCAGAGGAAATTAGTTTAGTTGGTTTGACGATGATGGGGCAATTTTCAGACCATCATGTTCGTATTCCTTATAAAGATATCGATTATCTTAAAGTGAAAAAAGGATTGATACAATATAAAATAATCATAAAAATTAAGGGAGAGAAAAAACTGACTTTCAAGTCAAATAAAGTTATAGCTGGTATAAAATGGCAAAAAAACAACTTAACTTTTCTCGACTCAGTTGACTGGTACAATAGCAAGCCAGAATAA
- a CDS encoding electron transfer flavoprotein subunit alpha/FixB family protein, translating to MTSQEIWIYAEKHIGIIQPVTYQLITKAKEIAGDKKVVVILFEATDKNLEENIKEYGPDEIVVVKDDRLKDATDSEIASLMAELATRRQPNSILFGATVVGRSIAPRLQAKLNTGLTSDCLNLAFDNDLLVQTKPSYGDNIMCEIICPNHRPQMASVRPNTFEATKTNSGSVIVTEVNDLVFKEAKRVKIIDETPLLSKSDSIANADRVIALGRGAVDDKTIILAEELARKLGAKIGVTRPLTDHPKFNGEDQIGQSGNTIAPKLLINLGIHGAVQYTTGIENAELVISIDKDPEAPIFKHSDYSYIGDSADFLEGFLKVVQ from the coding sequence ATGACTAGCCAAGAAATTTGGATATACGCAGAGAAACATATAGGAATTATTCAACCGGTTACGTACCAATTGATAACCAAAGCAAAAGAAATTGCTGGTGATAAAAAAGTTGTTGTAATCCTATTTGAAGCCACAGACAAAAATTTAGAAGAGAATATTAAAGAGTATGGTCCTGATGAAATTGTTGTAGTAAAGGATGATCGTTTGAAAGACGCCACTGATTCTGAGATTGCCAGTTTAATGGCAGAATTGGCAACTCGTCGCCAACCCAATAGCATCCTTTTTGGTGCAACAGTTGTTGGTCGCTCAATTGCACCACGTCTGCAGGCAAAACTTAATACAGGACTGACATCTGATTGTTTAAATTTAGCATTTGATAATGATTTGTTAGTTCAAACTAAACCGTCTTATGGGGATAATATTATGTGTGAGATCATTTGCCCAAACCATCGTCCGCAAATGGCTTCTGTACGACCAAATACTTTTGAAGCTACAAAAACAAACAGCGGATCAGTAATAGTGACCGAAGTGAACGATTTGGTCTTTAAAGAAGCCAAACGTGTGAAAATTATAGATGAAACTCCATTGCTATCTAAAAGTGATAGTATTGCCAATGCTGATCGAGTCATCGCGTTGGGACGAGGCGCTGTAGATGACAAGACAATTATTCTGGCAGAAGAGCTTGCTCGTAAACTAGGAGCAAAAATTGGAGTAACTCGTCCGTTGACAGACCATCCTAAGTTTAATGGAGAGGATCAAATTGGACAATCCGGCAATACTATTGCACCTAAATTGTTGATTAATCTAGGTATCCATGGAGCAGTTCAGTATACAACTGGAATTGAAAATGCAGAACTAGTGATTTCTATTGACAAAGATCCAGAAGCCCCTATTTTTAAACACTCTGACTATAGTTATATTGGAGATTCGGCTGATTTCTTAGAAGGATTCTTAAAAGTTGTTCAATAG
- a CDS encoding electron transfer flavoprotein subunit beta/FixA family protein, protein MKIVVCIKQVPVSNNLKIDPVTKNLIRSGEPGMMNPYDKNAIEAALRLKDEWGGEVILLSMGPPDFEMTLRQGLAMGCDDAVLLSSRQFGGADTLATGYVLSQAIKELGEVDLVLFGRQSVDADTSQVGPIVSEFLDWPQITFVSELHSHSNKAMTATRLLENMQQKIEFQLPAVVTVRSEMNEPRYPTPRNIQQSYKKDIRIWDENSLPVDPDRIGLKGSPTVVRSVWAPEKEAKATKVLKGTADEAVRELLIQLRATNLL, encoded by the coding sequence TTGAAAATTGTAGTATGTATTAAACAAGTACCGGTTTCAAATAACTTGAAAATTGATCCAGTTACTAAAAATCTCATTCGCTCTGGGGAACCAGGCATGATGAATCCTTATGATAAGAATGCCATTGAAGCAGCTCTACGTTTGAAAGATGAGTGGGGTGGAGAAGTTATTCTATTATCTATGGGACCTCCAGATTTTGAGATGACGTTACGACAAGGTCTTGCTATGGGTTGTGATGATGCTGTACTTTTAAGTTCTCGTCAATTTGGTGGAGCAGACACTTTAGCAACTGGATATGTGCTCTCACAAGCTATCAAAGAATTAGGTGAGGTAGATTTAGTATTATTTGGTCGACAGTCAGTGGATGCAGATACCAGTCAAGTTGGTCCCATTGTATCTGAATTTTTAGATTGGCCACAAATTACATTTGTAAGTGAACTTCATAGCCATTCTAATAAAGCTATGACTGCAACCCGATTATTAGAGAATATGCAGCAAAAAATTGAATTCCAATTGCCAGCGGTGGTAACAGTGCGTAGTGAAATGAACGAACCACGCTATCCGACACCTCGTAATATTCAACAAAGTTACAAAAAAGACATTCGTATTTGGGATGAAAATAGTTTACCTGTTGATCCTGATAGAATTGGTTTGAAAGGTTCACCTACAGTCGTACGTAGTGTATGGGCACCCGAAAAAGAAGCGAAAGCCACAAAGGTTCTTAAAGGAACAGCTGATGAAGCAGTTCGTGAATTATTAATACAATTAAGAGCCACTAATTTACTCTAA
- a CDS encoding acyl-CoA dehydrogenase family protein — MSIKLTQPQVMLHQMVTDFADREVKPLDMLIDKQRDFPKELWNNIVNTGFLGLTLPEEYGGAGFDVIASSQTIYDFAVRNASVAFTLEGHYKTIDQVLKYATTELKEKYLPQATHRIFGFSSTEPQGGSNVMGHTAKAVKEGDKWILNGNKTMITNGGLAEVYCVLLKTSPTELSCFLVDEDMPGFKHGKREEFIGMNGTPVGEIFLENVVVGEEHLLGTIGQGVEIGDNAHYDARILMGAIAAGITQHALTIAVDYAKKREAIDTPIIQLHSIQTKITEIAIAKENTQLLYQEAAKLKLEGKSYAKVATMAKSYGSRASVIAADHALQVLGGYGYSREYPVEHLIRDARALQIAEGSLEKMMIEIAKEVVNEGGE, encoded by the coding sequence ATGAGTATAAAATTGACCCAGCCGCAAGTGATGTTACACCAGATGGTAACAGATTTTGCTGATAGAGAAGTAAAACCATTGGATATGTTGATTGATAAACAAAGGGATTTTCCTAAGGAGTTATGGAATAATATTGTGAATACTGGATTTTTAGGGTTAACTTTACCAGAAGAATATGGTGGAGCAGGATTTGATGTTATTGCTAGTTCTCAAACCATCTATGATTTTGCTGTTCGAAATGCCAGTGTTGCCTTTACCTTAGAAGGACACTACAAAACAATTGACCAAGTATTGAAATATGCAACAACTGAGTTGAAAGAAAAATATCTACCGCAAGCAACTCATCGTATTTTTGGGTTTTCCTCAACAGAACCACAAGGTGGATCTAATGTAATGGGACATACAGCCAAAGCAGTTAAAGAGGGAGATAAGTGGATTTTAAATGGCAACAAAACCATGATTACAAATGGTGGATTAGCTGAAGTCTATTGTGTACTTTTAAAAACATCTCCAACAGAATTATCTTGTTTCCTTGTTGATGAAGATATGCCTGGCTTTAAACACGGTAAGCGTGAAGAGTTCATTGGGATGAATGGCACACCAGTAGGAGAAATTTTCTTGGAAAACGTTGTTGTCGGTGAAGAACACTTATTAGGAACTATAGGACAAGGTGTTGAAATTGGGGATAACGCTCACTATGACGCACGTATTTTAATGGGTGCGATTGCTGCAGGTATTACTCAACATGCCTTAACGATTGCGGTTGATTACGCAAAAAAACGTGAAGCAATCGATACTCCTATTATCCAATTACATTCTATTCAAACAAAAATTACAGAAATTGCCATTGCGAAAGAAAATACACAATTGCTTTACCAAGAAGCTGCTAAGTTAAAACTTGAGGGTAAATCTTATGCTAAAGTCGCTACTATGGCAAAATCATATGGTAGCCGTGCTTCGGTTATTGCTGCTGATCATGCCTTACAAGTGTTAGGTGGATATGGTTATAGTAGAGAGTATCCTGTGGAGCATTTAATCCGTGATGCTCGTGCATTACAAATTGCAGAAGGATCATTAGAAAAAATGATGATTGAAATAGCTAAAGAAGTTGTAAACGAGGGAGGGGAATGA
- a CDS encoding Crp/Fnr family transcriptional regulator, which translates to MKKIYSTSYHHAYHCEKTAQCCISTVPLFQSLTTEQKEQIHSLIHHKHYSKGETIYRPGETADSLYVLQSGKIRVYRLSDTGKEQLIRMVTKGEFTGELALFKKGVYEAFAEALTDCSICAITHIEFRELLLQYPTMSIEMLATIANRLGTSEQQTTWATTETVRDRLLHFLISLADSIEREPIVELKMAKKDLASYLGTTSESLSRELARLEKEKIIKEMSYGKYKLLDSP; encoded by the coding sequence ATGAAAAAAATTTATTCAACATCTTACCACCATGCTTATCATTGTGAAAAAACAGCACAGTGTTGTATATCTACCGTCCCCTTATTTCAATCCCTAACAACCGAACAAAAAGAACAAATTCATTCATTGATCCATCACAAACACTACTCTAAAGGAGAAACGATTTACCGACCTGGTGAAACTGCTGATTCTCTTTATGTATTGCAAAGCGGCAAAATACGTGTCTATCGATTATCAGATACCGGAAAAGAACAATTAATCCGAATGGTAACTAAAGGTGAGTTCACTGGTGAATTAGCTTTATTCAAGAAGGGAGTTTATGAAGCTTTTGCGGAAGCGCTAACAGATTGTTCAATATGCGCTATCACACATATAGAGTTTCGTGAGTTACTCCTTCAATACCCAACTATGTCTATTGAAATGTTGGCGACTATTGCTAACAGATTGGGAACTTCTGAGCAACAAACAACTTGGGCTACTACTGAGACAGTACGAGACCGTTTGTTACACTTTTTGATTAGTTTAGCTGACTCTATTGAAAGAGAACCCATTGTTGAACTAAAGATGGCTAAAAAGGATTTAGCTTCTTATCTAGGAACCACTTCCGAATCATTAAGTCGTGAATTAGCTCGATTAGAAAAAGAAAAAATCATTAAAGAAATGTCCTATGGAAAGTATAAACTATTAGATTCCCCATAA
- a CDS encoding heavy-metal-associated domain-containing protein yields the protein MKKAIYQLEPLSCPSCIKKIETTLTKTEGIESVKVMFNSSKVKTQFDESKIEAGKIQETIQKLGYPVLSSILS from the coding sequence ATGAAAAAGGCTATATATCAATTAGAACCGTTATCATGTCCATCTTGTATCAAAAAAATCGAAACAACTTTAACTAAAACGGAAGGAATTGAATCCGTTAAGGTGATGTTCAACTCCAGTAAAGTAAAAACACAATTCGATGAATCAAAAATCGAAGCTGGAAAGATTCAAGAAACCATTCAAAAACTAGGTTATCCAGTTTTATCTTCTATACTCTCTTAA
- a CDS encoding heavy-metal-associated domain-containing protein, whose protein sequence is MSKVLFQIEPLECAGCAQKIANQVNTLKGIDFVKVFPQLGKILISFDSKKLSLSKVEETILQTGHPIYSKITA, encoded by the coding sequence ATGTCAAAAGTCCTATTTCAAATTGAGCCACTTGAATGTGCCGGTTGTGCACAAAAAATAGCCAATCAAGTCAATACATTAAAAGGAATCGACTTTGTCAAAGTCTTTCCACAACTTGGAAAAATACTTATCTCATTCGACAGCAAAAAATTATCACTCTCTAAAGTTGAAGAAACCATTCTACAAACAGGTCATCCCATTTATTCAAAAATAACTGCGTAA